One region of Tumebacillus amylolyticus genomic DNA includes:
- a CDS encoding DUF1659 domain-containing protein, which produces MINTNQGWTSMALRLQTGFDEKGAPQFKDKTYSRVLPTATQDDVYAVGEALASLSSYKLHHIQRLSREDLTRI; this is translated from the coding sequence ATGATCAACACAAACCAAGGCTGGACGAGCATGGCGCTTCGTCTGCAAACCGGATTCGATGAGAAAGGCGCACCGCAGTTCAAGGACAAAACCTACTCCCGCGTGTTGCCGACCGCCACGCAAGACGATGTGTACGCCGTCGGCGAAGCACTCGCCAGCCTCAGTTCCTACAAGCTCCACCACATCCAACGCCTCAGCCGTGAAGACCTGACCCGCATCTAA
- a CDS encoding DUF2922 domain-containing protein: MEKRDLELYFTTSLKKKVKLVIPEPKPDITTTEIHAVMDLVIEKGIFGFPQGLAVEKLSARIVESNVQKIEI, from the coding sequence ATGGAAAAACGCGATCTCGAACTCTACTTCACCACCAGCCTCAAGAAAAAAGTCAAACTCGTCATCCCGGAACCGAAACCGGACATCACCACCACCGAAATCCACGCCGTCATGGACCTCGTGATCGAAAAAGGAATCTTCGGATTCCCCCAAGGTCTCGCCGTCGAGAAACTCTCGGCCCGCATCGTCGAGTCGAACGTGCAGAAGATCGAGATTTAA
- a CDS encoding VOC family protein: protein MKLVPYLTFGGAAEEAMNFYADVVQGEIIQLDRYNSAPGMQIPEGFEEKVLHGRVKFGDNFLYFSDTDRPIASGDSVSLAIEFSSDEQINHAFEKLSQGGNVQIALAQMFWGGKYAKLTDKFGTHWDLNHFNKTE, encoded by the coding sequence ATGAAGTTGGTACCGTACCTGACTTTCGGTGGCGCAGCAGAAGAAGCAATGAACTTTTACGCAGATGTCGTGCAAGGCGAGATCATTCAACTGGACCGTTACAACAGCGCTCCGGGCATGCAAATCCCGGAAGGCTTTGAAGAGAAAGTATTGCACGGTCGTGTGAAATTCGGCGACAACTTCCTCTACTTCTCCGATACGGATCGTCCGATCGCCAGCGGAGATTCCGTGAGCCTCGCGATTGAGTTTAGCTCCGACGAGCAAATCAATCACGCGTTTGAGAAGCTCTCCCAAGGCGGCAACGTACAAATCGCCCTCGCGCAAATGTTCTGGGGCGGGAAATACGCAAAGCTCACCGACAAGTTCGGAACCCATTGGGATTTGAACCACTTCAATAAGACCGAGTAG